The proteins below come from a single Xiphophorus hellerii strain 12219 chromosome 14, Xiphophorus_hellerii-4.1, whole genome shotgun sequence genomic window:
- the LOC116732859 gene encoding wiskott-Aldrich syndrome protein family member 3 isoform X2, with protein sequence MPLVKRNIEPRHLCRGALPDGVTSELECVTNSTLAAIIKQLGSLSRHAEDIFGELFNEANSFYLRMSSLQERVDQLAVKVTQLDSTVEEVSLQDINMRKAFKSSTIQDQQVVSRTSVPNPVVEMYHRCDKPPPLNILSPYRDDKKDALKFYTDSSYFFNLWKEKMLQATEDKRKEKRRQKEQQRQVEDPSREVKKVRKARNRRQEWNVLAYDKEFRPDARLTPSPYHGMSSEGSLSPDSRSMASDSYPASPNHPATQAPSAAHPADHHARDHLAAAQTQSLDRGLRPANQPPGAAGAGPPGRHAASLGRTPSGHGVQAGGDPTVNGPRQQSIKEYRAGGQPSTIPEYYIPPAPPPPPPTIPSAQTAFDSATAPPSAATSAIPPTSSALACHYSPSPPPPPANYVPSPAHPPSGAPPAAPPPPPPGVPAGHQAHPSPPHAAVGQTAVDSAPSTRKSTMLGMIPMSDARSDLLAAIRRGIQLRKVQEQREQEAKREPVGNDVATILSRRIAVEYSESDDDSELDENEWSD encoded by the exons GTCGCCATGCTGAGGACATTTTTGGAGAACTGTTCAATGAAGCCAACAGCTTCTACCTGAGGATGAGCAGCCTGCAGGAGAGAGTGGACCAGCTGGCTGTGAAAGTCACTCAGCTCGACTCCACTGTGGAGGAAG TCTCCCTCCAGGACATCAACATGAGAAAAGCATTTAAGAGCAGTACCATTCAAGACCAGCAGGTGGTCTCCAGGACGTCTGTGCCCAATCCTGTGGTGGAAATGTACCACCGCTGTGACAAGCCCCCGCCGCTGAATATCCTCAGCCCCTATAG GGATGACAAGAAGGATGCGCTGAAGTTCTACACTGATTCCTCCTACTTCTTCAACCTGTGGAAGGAGAAGATGCTGCAGGCCACCGAGGACAAACGCAAAGAAAAGAGGCGGCAGAAG GAGCAGCAGCGGCAGGTGGAAGACCCAAGCAGAGAGGTGAAAAAG GTGCGTAAGGCTCGTAACAGGCGTCAGGAATGGAACGTTCTGGCCTACGATAAAGAATTTCGACCCGATGCCAGGCTCACCCCCTCCCCTTACCACGGCATGTCGTCTGAAGGATCCCTCTCCCCAGATAGCAG GTCAATGGCGTCCGACTCCTACCCGGCAAGTCCCAACCACCCGGCTACCCAGGCTCCAAGCGCTGCCCATCCCGCTGACCACCATGCCAGGGATCACCTTGCTGCCGCCCAGACACAGTCGCTTGATCGCGGCCTGAGGCCAGCCAACCAGCCCCCTGGAGCCGCCGGGGCAGGACCACCGGGTCGACACGCAGCTTCCCTCGGCAGGACCCCATCAGGACACGGGGTCCAGGCCGGGGGAGATCCAACGGTCAATGGGCCAAGGCAGCAGTCGATAAAGGAATACCGAGCTGG TGGGCAGCCCTCCACCATACCAGAGTATTACATCCCCCCAGCTCCTCCCCCACCCCCGCCTACCATCCCATCCGCCCAGACTGCCTTCGATTCCGCCACAGCGCCGCCTTCTGCGGCCACCTCCGCCATCCCACCGACCTCCTCTGCCCTCGCCTGCCActactccccctcccctcctcctccccctgcCAACTACGTACCCTCCCCCGCCCACCCCCCTTCAGGTGCACCTCCGGCTGCCCCTCCGCCCCCACCTCCTGGCGTGCCCGCTGGACACCAGGCTCACCCATCCCCGCCACACGCCGCTGTCGGCCAGACAGCCGTGGATTCGGCGCCTTCGACGAGGAAGTCGACCATGCTGGGGATGATTCCGATGAGCGACGCACGCTCCGACCTGCTGGCTGCCATACGTAGAG GCATCCAGCTGAGGAAGGTTCAGGAGCAGAGGGAACAGGAAGCCAAGCGGGAGCCTGTCGGCAACGACGTGGCCACCATCCTGTCACGCCGCATCGCCGTGGAGTACAGCGAATCCGACGACGACTCGGAGCTGGATGAGAACGAGTGGTctgactaa
- the LOC116732859 gene encoding wiskott-Aldrich syndrome protein family member 3 isoform X1 → MPLVKRNIEPRHLCRGALPDGVTSELECVTNSTLAAIIKQLGSLSRHAEDIFGELFNEANSFYLRMSSLQERVDQLAVKVTQLDSTVEEVSLQDINMRKAFKSSTIQDQQVVSRTSVPNPVVEMYHRCDKPPPLNILSPYRDDKKDALKFYTDSSYFFNLWKEKMLQATEDKRKEKRRQKGCPAHPDRPHSRQAPPRSPLSISEQQRQVEDPSREVKKVRKARNRRQEWNVLAYDKEFRPDARLTPSPYHGMSSEGSLSPDSRSMASDSYPASPNHPATQAPSAAHPADHHARDHLAAAQTQSLDRGLRPANQPPGAAGAGPPGRHAASLGRTPSGHGVQAGGDPTVNGPRQQSIKEYRAGGQPSTIPEYYIPPAPPPPPPTIPSAQTAFDSATAPPSAATSAIPPTSSALACHYSPSPPPPPANYVPSPAHPPSGAPPAAPPPPPPGVPAGHQAHPSPPHAAVGQTAVDSAPSTRKSTMLGMIPMSDARSDLLAAIRRGIQLRKVQEQREQEAKREPVGNDVATILSRRIAVEYSESDDDSELDENEWSD, encoded by the exons GTCGCCATGCTGAGGACATTTTTGGAGAACTGTTCAATGAAGCCAACAGCTTCTACCTGAGGATGAGCAGCCTGCAGGAGAGAGTGGACCAGCTGGCTGTGAAAGTCACTCAGCTCGACTCCACTGTGGAGGAAG TCTCCCTCCAGGACATCAACATGAGAAAAGCATTTAAGAGCAGTACCATTCAAGACCAGCAGGTGGTCTCCAGGACGTCTGTGCCCAATCCTGTGGTGGAAATGTACCACCGCTGTGACAAGCCCCCGCCGCTGAATATCCTCAGCCCCTATAG GGATGACAAGAAGGATGCGCTGAAGTTCTACACTGATTCCTCCTACTTCTTCAACCTGTGGAAGGAGAAGATGCTGCAGGCCACCGAGGACAAACGCAAAGAAAAGAGGCGGCAGAAG GGCTGTCCGGCCCACCCCGACAGGCCCCACTCCAGACAGGCCCCACCCAGGAGCCCCCTGTCCATCTCT GAGCAGCAGCGGCAGGTGGAAGACCCAAGCAGAGAGGTGAAAAAG GTGCGTAAGGCTCGTAACAGGCGTCAGGAATGGAACGTTCTGGCCTACGATAAAGAATTTCGACCCGATGCCAGGCTCACCCCCTCCCCTTACCACGGCATGTCGTCTGAAGGATCCCTCTCCCCAGATAGCAG GTCAATGGCGTCCGACTCCTACCCGGCAAGTCCCAACCACCCGGCTACCCAGGCTCCAAGCGCTGCCCATCCCGCTGACCACCATGCCAGGGATCACCTTGCTGCCGCCCAGACACAGTCGCTTGATCGCGGCCTGAGGCCAGCCAACCAGCCCCCTGGAGCCGCCGGGGCAGGACCACCGGGTCGACACGCAGCTTCCCTCGGCAGGACCCCATCAGGACACGGGGTCCAGGCCGGGGGAGATCCAACGGTCAATGGGCCAAGGCAGCAGTCGATAAAGGAATACCGAGCTGG TGGGCAGCCCTCCACCATACCAGAGTATTACATCCCCCCAGCTCCTCCCCCACCCCCGCCTACCATCCCATCCGCCCAGACTGCCTTCGATTCCGCCACAGCGCCGCCTTCTGCGGCCACCTCCGCCATCCCACCGACCTCCTCTGCCCTCGCCTGCCActactccccctcccctcctcctccccctgcCAACTACGTACCCTCCCCCGCCCACCCCCCTTCAGGTGCACCTCCGGCTGCCCCTCCGCCCCCACCTCCTGGCGTGCCCGCTGGACACCAGGCTCACCCATCCCCGCCACACGCCGCTGTCGGCCAGACAGCCGTGGATTCGGCGCCTTCGACGAGGAAGTCGACCATGCTGGGGATGATTCCGATGAGCGACGCACGCTCCGACCTGCTGGCTGCCATACGTAGAG GCATCCAGCTGAGGAAGGTTCAGGAGCAGAGGGAACAGGAAGCCAAGCGGGAGCCTGTCGGCAACGACGTGGCCACCATCCTGTCACGCCGCATCGCCGTGGAGTACAGCGAATCCGACGACGACTCGGAGCTGGATGAGAACGAGTGGTctgactaa